The Anaerosoma tenue genome has a window encoding:
- a CDS encoding DUF2200 family protein yields MTEHRLFAMEFAKVYPLYVAKAERKIRYLDKLIDELARGKAMDKILRRPAGSS; encoded by the coding sequence ATGACTGAACATCGCCTGTTCGCCATGGAGTTTGCGAAGGTCTACCCACTCTACGTTGCGAAGGCCGAGCGGAAGATCCGCTATCTGGACAAGCTGATCGATGAGCTCGCCCGCGGCAAAGCGATGGACAAGATCCTGCGCCGACCCGCCGGTTCTTCCTGA
- a CDS encoding carbonic anhydrase, with product MEREQILRALRDGNERYVRERGTELIGGVPGVVPAHRPVAVVIGCSDARVPVEQVFDQPPGSLFIVRVAGHVLEPAALASILYATRELEVRLVIVLGHQACGAVRATLAGTTDEALLPLVAPIAARLSTVGDEGFCEDSATRTNTRAAVAEVEAYLREVTPELVGLVTVRGAVKSLDSGEVEWLE from the coding sequence GTGGAACGAGAGCAGATTCTGCGCGCGCTGCGAGACGGCAACGAGCGCTACGTCCGCGAACGTGGCACCGAGCTGATTGGCGGCGTGCCCGGTGTGGTACCCGCGCATCGGCCGGTCGCGGTGGTCATCGGCTGTTCTGATGCGCGTGTGCCGGTGGAGCAGGTGTTTGACCAGCCACCAGGCTCGCTCTTCATCGTGCGGGTGGCCGGGCACGTGCTGGAGCCCGCGGCACTCGCCTCCATCCTCTATGCCACGCGTGAACTCGAGGTGCGGCTGGTGATCGTGCTCGGACACCAGGCGTGCGGCGCCGTGCGCGCCACCCTCGCCGGCACGACCGATGAGGCGCTCCTTCCGCTTGTGGCCCCCATCGCCGCGCGGCTTTCCACTGTGGGGGATGAGGGGTTCTGCGAAGACAGCGCCACCCGGACGAACACTCGCGCAGCGGTGGCCGAGGTCGAGGCGTACCTGCGCGAGGTGACGCCGGAGCTGGTCGGGCTCGTGACGGTGCGCGGTGCGGTGAAGTCGCTCGACAGCGGCGAGGTGGAGTGGCTGGAGTAG
- a CDS encoding iron chaperone: MADATAGSPIDEYIAGFPPETQAVLQRFRAIISESAPDAVETMSYGIPTFDLRGTHLVHFGGFTRHVGFYPTPTGTEAFKEELSRFKSGKGSVQFPLGQPLPEDLIRRMVEFRVAELG, translated from the coding sequence GTGGCAGATGCGACAGCTGGTAGCCCGATCGACGAATACATCGCAGGATTCCCACCCGAGACGCAGGCCGTGCTCCAACGATTTCGCGCCATCATCAGCGAGTCGGCTCCGGACGCTGTCGAGACGATGAGCTACGGCATCCCCACGTTCGATCTTCGTGGCACGCACCTGGTGCACTTCGGTGGCTTCACCAGGCATGTGGGCTTCTATCCCACGCCCACTGGCACCGAGGCGTTCAAAGAGGAGCTGTCACGCTTCAAGTCGGGCAAGGGATCCGTGCAGTTCCCACTCGGCCAGCCTCTTCCGGAGGATCTCATCCGCCGTATGGTGGAGTTCAGGGTGGCGGAGCTGGGATGA